A single window of Arvicola amphibius chromosome 15, mArvAmp1.2, whole genome shotgun sequence DNA harbors:
- the Irx3 gene encoding iroquois-class homeodomain protein IRX-3 isoform X1 produces MSFPQLGYQYIRPLYPPERPGAAGGSGGSAGGRSGPGAGASELAASGSLSNVLSSVYGAPYAAAAAAAAAAQGYGAFLPYATELPIFPQLGAQYELKDSPGVQHPATAAAFPHPHPAFYPYGQYQFGDPSRPKNATRESTSTLKAWLNEHRKNPYPTKGEKIMLAIITKMTLTQVSTWFANARRRLKKENKMTWAPRSRTDEEGNAYGSEREEEDEEEDEEEGKRELEMEEEELAGEEEDTGGEGLADDEEDEEIDLENLDSAAAGPELTLAGATHRNGDFGLGPISDCKNSDSDDSSEGLEERPLSVLSLAPAPPPVARAPPSPPSPPSGLDPCAPAPAPSSTLQKPKIWSLAETATSPDNPRRSPPRTGGSPPGAAVAPPTLQLSPAAAAAAAAAHRLVSAPLGKFPAWTNRPFPGPPPGPRPHPLSMLGSAPQHLLGLPGAAGHPAAAAAAYARPTEPESGTGDYRSIAVVPWKWRKSCSRQLSSRCQSGPRTTWMLLWSYQLSPHLNSLNNF; encoded by the exons ATGTCCTTCCCCCAGCTTGGATACCAGTACATCCGCCCGCTCTACCCACCCGAGCGCCCGGGAGCCGCAGGCGGCAGCGGCGGCAGCGCGGGAGGCCGGAGCGGTCCCGGCGCCGGAGCCTCGGAGCTTGCCGCCTCGGGGTCCCTATCCAACGTGCTTTCGTCCGTGTACGGGGCACCCTACGCCgcggctgcagctgcagctgccgCCGCCCAGGGTTACGGCGCCTTCCTGCCCTACGCTACGGAGCTGCCCAtcttcccacagctg GGCGCTCAGTATGAGCTGAAGGACAGCCCTGGGGTCCAGCATCCGGCCACGGCCGCCGCATTCCCGCACCCGCACCCCGCCTTCTACCCCTATGGCCAATACCAGTTCGGGGACCCGTCCCGTCCCAAGAACGCCACCCGGGAAAGCACGAGCACGCTCAAGGCCTGGCTCAACGAACACCGCAAGAACCCGTACCCCACCAAGGGCGAGAAGATCATGCTGGCCATCATCACCAAGATGACCCTCACCCAGGTGTCCACCTGGTTCGCCAACGCGCGCCGGCGCCtcaagaaagagaacaagatgaCGTGGGCGCCCCGTAGTCGCACCGACGAGGAGGGCAATGCTTATGGGAGCGagcgggaggaggaggacgaagaagaagatgaggaagagggcaAAAGAGagctggagatggaggaggaggagctcgctggggaggaggaggacacgGGGGGCGAGGGCCTGGCAGACGACGAGGAAGATGAGGAGATCGATTTGGAAAACTTAGACAGCGCCGCAGCCGGGCCGGAACTGACCCTGGCTGGGGCAACGCACAGGAATGGGGACTTCGGCCTAGGACCCATTTCGGACTGCAAAAATAGCGACTCAGACGATAGCTCCGAAGGCTTGGAGGAGCGACCACTGTCGGTCCTGAGCCTGGCCCCAGCGCCACCGCCTGTGGCCAGGGCTCCTCCATCTCCGCCCTCTCCACCCTCGGGCCTGGACCCCTGTGCTCCCGCACCAGCGCCCTCCTCCACCCTGCAGAAGCCCAAGATCTGGTCACTGGCTGAGACAGCCACCAGCCCGGACAACCCACGTCGCTCGCCTCCCAGAACCGGAGGTTCTCCTCCCGGGGCAGCCGTCGCGCCCCCGACGCTGCAGCTCTCGCCCGCCGCTGCCGCTGCTGCAGCAGCGGCACACAGACTCGTCTCTGCGCCGCTTGGCAAATTCCCCGCTTGGACCAACCGGCCTTTCCCAGGCCCGCCGCCCGGCCCGCGGCCGCACCCGTTGTCCATGTTGGGCTCGGCCCCACAGCACCTGCTGGGACTTCCCGGAGCCGCAGGTCACCCGGCGGCTGCCGCCGCCGCCTATGCTCGGCCTACGGAGCCGGAGAGTGGAACAGGTGACTACAGAAGT ATCGCTGTAGTGCcttggaaatggagaaaaagttGCTCAAGACAGCTTTCCAGCCGGTGCCAAAGCG GCCCCAGAACCACTTGGATGCTGCTCTGGTCTTATCAGCTCTCTCCTCATCTTAATTctttgaacaatttttaa
- the Irx3 gene encoding iroquois-class homeodomain protein IRX-3 isoform X2 produces the protein MSFPQLGYQYIRPLYPPERPGAAGGSGGSAGGRSGPGAGASELAASGSLSNVLSSVYGAPYAAAAAAAAAAQGYGAFLPYATELPIFPQLGAQYELKDSPGVQHPATAAAFPHPHPAFYPYGQYQFGDPSRPKNATRESTSTLKAWLNEHRKNPYPTKGEKIMLAIITKMTLTQVSTWFANARRRLKKENKMTWAPRSRTDEEGNAYGSEREEEDEEEDEEEGKRELEMEEEELAGEEEDTGGEGLADDEEDEEIDLENLDSAAAGPELTLAGATHRNGDFGLGPISDCKNSDSDDSSEGLEERPLSVLSLAPAPPPVARAPPSPPSPPSGLDPCAPAPAPSSTLQKPKIWSLAETATSPDNPRRSPPRTGGSPPGAAVAPPTLQLSPAAAAAAAAAHRLVSAPLGKFPAWTNRPFPGPPPGPRPHPLSMLGSAPQHLLGLPGAAGHPAAAAAAYARPTEPESGTDRCSALEMEKKLLKTAFQPVPKRPQNHLDAALVLSALSSS, from the exons ATGTCCTTCCCCCAGCTTGGATACCAGTACATCCGCCCGCTCTACCCACCCGAGCGCCCGGGAGCCGCAGGCGGCAGCGGCGGCAGCGCGGGAGGCCGGAGCGGTCCCGGCGCCGGAGCCTCGGAGCTTGCCGCCTCGGGGTCCCTATCCAACGTGCTTTCGTCCGTGTACGGGGCACCCTACGCCgcggctgcagctgcagctgccgCCGCCCAGGGTTACGGCGCCTTCCTGCCCTACGCTACGGAGCTGCCCAtcttcccacagctg GGCGCTCAGTATGAGCTGAAGGACAGCCCTGGGGTCCAGCATCCGGCCACGGCCGCCGCATTCCCGCACCCGCACCCCGCCTTCTACCCCTATGGCCAATACCAGTTCGGGGACCCGTCCCGTCCCAAGAACGCCACCCGGGAAAGCACGAGCACGCTCAAGGCCTGGCTCAACGAACACCGCAAGAACCCGTACCCCACCAAGGGCGAGAAGATCATGCTGGCCATCATCACCAAGATGACCCTCACCCAGGTGTCCACCTGGTTCGCCAACGCGCGCCGGCGCCtcaagaaagagaacaagatgaCGTGGGCGCCCCGTAGTCGCACCGACGAGGAGGGCAATGCTTATGGGAGCGagcgggaggaggaggacgaagaagaagatgaggaagagggcaAAAGAGagctggagatggaggaggaggagctcgctggggaggaggaggacacgGGGGGCGAGGGCCTGGCAGACGACGAGGAAGATGAGGAGATCGATTTGGAAAACTTAGACAGCGCCGCAGCCGGGCCGGAACTGACCCTGGCTGGGGCAACGCACAGGAATGGGGACTTCGGCCTAGGACCCATTTCGGACTGCAAAAATAGCGACTCAGACGATAGCTCCGAAGGCTTGGAGGAGCGACCACTGTCGGTCCTGAGCCTGGCCCCAGCGCCACCGCCTGTGGCCAGGGCTCCTCCATCTCCGCCCTCTCCACCCTCGGGCCTGGACCCCTGTGCTCCCGCACCAGCGCCCTCCTCCACCCTGCAGAAGCCCAAGATCTGGTCACTGGCTGAGACAGCCACCAGCCCGGACAACCCACGTCGCTCGCCTCCCAGAACCGGAGGTTCTCCTCCCGGGGCAGCCGTCGCGCCCCCGACGCTGCAGCTCTCGCCCGCCGCTGCCGCTGCTGCAGCAGCGGCACACAGACTCGTCTCTGCGCCGCTTGGCAAATTCCCCGCTTGGACCAACCGGCCTTTCCCAGGCCCGCCGCCCGGCCCGCGGCCGCACCCGTTGTCCATGTTGGGCTCGGCCCCACAGCACCTGCTGGGACTTCCCGGAGCCGCAGGTCACCCGGCGGCTGCCGCCGCCGCCTATGCTCGGCCTACGGAGCCGGAGAGTGGAACAG ATCGCTGTAGTGCcttggaaatggagaaaaagttGCTCAAGACAGCTTTCCAGCCGGTGCCAAAGCG GCCCCAGAACCACTTGGATGCTGCTCTGGTCTTATCAGCTCTCTCCTCATCTTAA